GCGAGCAACCTGCTGGCCAGCGCACAGATCCAGATCGAGGAGGCCGTGGGCGAACTGAACCGCTTCGTCGATCACTTCGATGCCGACCCGCAGCGCCAGCAGTTTCTCGAAGAACGCCTGGACAGCATCTACACCCTGGCACGCAAGCACCGTATTCAGCCCACCGAACTGGCCGCCCTGCAGCAGCAACTGTTCGATGAACTGGAAGGTCTGAATGCCGATGATCAGGCCAGCGAACGCCTGAGCGAGGAGCTGGCCGCCTACGAGCGCCACTATCAGGAAAAGGCCGGCGAACTCAGCACGCTACGCGGTAAGGCTGCCGCATGCCTGGCCGCCGCCGTCGAGCAGGAAATGCAGGCGCTGGGCATGCCGGGCGGGCGTTTCAATATTCAACTGCAGGCACTGAACAGCGAAGAACCCCATGCCAACGGCCTGGAGAGCGTGGAGTTTCTGGTCAGCGCCAACCCCGGCCAGCCGCTACGCGGCCTGGCCAAGGTGGCCTCGGGCGGTGAATTGTCACGCATCAGCCTGGCCATCCAGGTGATCACCGCGCAGACCTCGCGCGTACCAACCCTGGTCTTCGATGAAGTGGACGTCGGCATTGGCGGGCCTACGGCGGAAGTGGTCGGCCAACTGCTGCGCCGCCTCGGCGAGCGCGGTCAGGTGCTGTGCGTCACCCACCTGCCGCAGGTGGCTGCGCAGGGCCATCAGCACCTGTTCGTGCACAAGCGGCGCGGCGAGGACGCCACCTCCACGGCAGTCAGCAAGCTGGACGAGAGCGGCCGCGTCGAAGAAATCGCCCGCATGCTCGGCGGCGTCGACCTGACCGAGGAATCCCTGGCCCACGCGCGCAAGATGGTTACCAGCGCCCAGGCAGCCTGAAGCGACGTAGCCTGGATGCAATCCGGGAGCCTCAAGCCACCCGGATTGCATCCAGGCCACGACAAAGTAAAAAGGCGACCCGAGGGTCGCCTTTCTGATTGCAGCAGAAGCATCAGCTCTTCTTGCGTACGTACAGCACCAGGTTGTGATCGACCAGCTCGAAACCGTGTTCTTTAACGATCTCTTTCTGGCGCTTCTCGATCTCGGCGTCAAAGAACTCGATGACCTCGCCCGAGTCGACGCAGACCATATGATCGTGATGGCCGCTGTCGGCCAGCTCGAATACGGCATGGCCGCCATCGAAGTTGTGACGCACCACCAGGCCGGCAGCCTCGAACTGAGTCAGCACGCGGTATACGGTGGCCAGACCGACATCCTCGCCAGCCTCCATCAGCGCCTTGTAGACATCCTCGGCGCTCATGTGCCGATGTTCGGCGTTATCCAGCATCTGCAGGATTTTGACTCGTGGCAGAGTCACCTTCAGTCCAGCTTTGCGCAGTTCGTTATTTTCAACCATGGTCTGCTTTCTCGTAGGGGCTGCTTTCGCAGCCTCCCTTAATACGGGTATGATCCGGGGTTCAAGTTGCCCAAGATAGTGGAAGTCACCCTCCGATGCAAAAAACCAAGCTCTTGCTGACCAGCCTGTCGCTGACCGGGCTCTTCGCACTCGCCGGTTGTTCATTCCCCGGGGTTTACAAGATCGACATTCAACAGGGCAATGTCGTGACACAGGACATGATAGACCAGCTGCGCCCTGGAATGACCCGACGCCAAGTGCGGTTTATCATGGGCAACCCGCTGATCACCGATACCTTCCATGCTGATCGCTGGGACTATCTGTACAGCATCCAGCCAGGTGGTGGGCAGCGCTTTCAGGAGCGCGTGAGCTTGGTGTTCGACGGCAATGACCAGTTGGTCGGCCTGGCCGGTGATTTCATGCC
This region of Pseudomonas wenzhouensis genomic DNA includes:
- the recN gene encoding DNA repair protein RecN is translated as MLVHLSIHNYAIVDHLDLELDAGMSAISGETGAGKSIMLDALGLCLGDRADSGVVRPGADKADILASFDLADIPEARAWLAERDLDNDGPCILRRVITAEGRSRGYINGSPCPQADLKALGELIIDIHSQHEHQSLLKTDTHRRLLDEYAGSQELARQVQLAAQRWKQTRNELERISSQGDEQRARHQLLSYQLEELENLALGEHELEQLEQEHKALSNAEALLGACRQVLDLCSESDAGNLLSALTASLNRLGAFGGQGGALSEASNLLASAQIQIEEAVGELNRFVDHFDADPQRQQFLEERLDSIYTLARKHRIQPTELAALQQQLFDELEGLNADDQASERLSEELAAYERHYQEKAGELSTLRGKAAACLAAAVEQEMQALGMPGGRFNIQLQALNSEEPHANGLESVEFLVSANPGQPLRGLAKVASGGELSRISLAIQVITAQTSRVPTLVFDEVDVGIGGPTAEVVGQLLRRLGERGQVLCVTHLPQVAAQGHQHLFVHKRRGEDATSTAVSKLDESGRVEEIARMLGGVDLTEESLAHARKMVTSAQAA
- the fur gene encoding ferric iron uptake transcriptional regulator, producing MVENNELRKAGLKVTLPRVKILQMLDNAEHRHMSAEDVYKALMEAGEDVGLATVYRVLTQFEAAGLVVRHNFDGGHAVFELADSGHHDHMVCVDSGEVIEFFDAEIEKRQKEIVKEHGFELVDHNLVLYVRKKS
- a CDS encoding outer membrane protein assembly factor BamE; its protein translation is MQKTKLLLTSLSLTGLFALAGCSFPGVYKIDIQQGNVVTQDMIDQLRPGMTRRQVRFIMGNPLITDTFHADRWDYLYSIQPGGGQRFQERVSLVFDGNDQLVGLAGDFMPGVSRDQAIMGQSSDTSSAQPQAQAQDETPPAPGSLLEQIQREVDQVETVPVPTPEPLDTDPQ